Proteins encoded within one genomic window of Deltaproteobacteria bacterium:
- a CDS encoding TonB-dependent receptor, producing MTPAPVARVARKVCARTSGLPSRSFALLLALACPLFAGAEQAEPPAPPTIIRDAGEVSVVATRGERNLLDVPAHVTVLDRAAIERSGAASLPELLRGEAGIGVSNTTTNAEGYTVEARGFLNGAGSGCRTLVLVDGRRANEPDSGCVDWTFLGLDQIERVEVIRGTGSAAYGDNALGGVIAIFTRGASAEGGTLAALSAERASFDAERASALVSQRFGALRVGASAAFDDTSGYRARSDLNNKRAGVDVAWELADGGELGLSAGYASSERSRPGALDAGTDPRSTDPTTLDFAREREGFVRGALDLELPYEWRMQATPYYRHSKARNHFENPFFTFDSEADNDSAGVDLQLSRDLEVLGKSVRLLGGAELRQDDIDVASSFAKNDARRRVCGVFVQAESWLRDDVLLSFGLRRDRSDLEGRSTQFPGTRFDKEHALWSPRASLTWRFHENGSAYVSYGRGFRFPNVDETFGFFGFSPTLSPERAHSVETGASWRSERFELRGALYAMWVEDEMFFDPFSGFGQNVNLDEVRHEGAELSGRVALLDWLHASASYTRDDVKVTRDSVGSLEGEQLPITPKNRGQLALEAELPLGIEARLAGTFVGDRRVANDPLGSVADLDGYATLDAHLAYTRDLAPGLAFTLEANGRNLTGSDYADFAGYSIFSFPPATRFYPAAQANWSVGARIRFER from the coding sequence ATGACGCCGGCACCCGTCGCTCGAGTTGCGCGCAAAGTCTGCGCGCGCACGAGCGGCCTTCCCTCTCGTTCGTTCGCCCTCCTGCTCGCGCTCGCTTGCCCGCTGTTCGCGGGCGCCGAGCAGGCCGAGCCGCCCGCCCCGCCCACGATCATTCGCGACGCGGGTGAAGTCTCGGTGGTGGCCACGCGCGGCGAGCGCAATCTGCTCGACGTGCCCGCGCACGTGACGGTGCTCGATCGCGCGGCGATCGAGCGCAGCGGCGCGGCGAGCCTGCCTGAGTTGTTACGGGGCGAGGCCGGCATCGGCGTCTCGAACACCACCACGAACGCCGAGGGCTACACGGTCGAGGCGCGCGGCTTCCTGAACGGCGCGGGCAGCGGCTGCCGCACGCTCGTGCTGGTGGACGGCCGGCGCGCCAACGAGCCAGACTCGGGCTGCGTCGACTGGACGTTCCTCGGCCTCGACCAGATCGAGCGCGTCGAGGTGATCCGCGGCACCGGCTCCGCCGCCTACGGTGACAACGCGCTCGGCGGCGTGATCGCGATCTTCACGCGCGGCGCGTCGGCCGAGGGCGGCACGCTCGCGGCGCTATCCGCGGAGCGCGCGAGCTTCGATGCCGAGCGCGCCTCTGCGCTCGTGTCGCAGCGCTTCGGCGCGCTGCGCGTCGGCGCGAGCGCAGCGTTCGACGACACGAGCGGCTACCGCGCGCGCTCCGATCTCAACAACAAGCGCGCGGGCGTCGATGTCGCCTGGGAGCTCGCGGACGGCGGCGAGCTGGGACTCTCCGCGGGCTACGCGTCCTCGGAGCGCTCGCGGCCCGGCGCGCTCGACGCAGGCACCGATCCCCGCAGCACGGACCCGACCACGCTCGACTTCGCGCGCGAGCGCGAGGGCTTCGTGCGCGGCGCGCTCGACCTCGAGCTTCCGTATGAGTGGCGCATGCAAGCGACGCCGTACTACCGGCACTCGAAGGCTCGCAATCACTTCGAGAACCCGTTCTTCACGTTCGACTCGGAGGCCGACAACGACAGCGCCGGCGTCGACCTCCAGCTGAGCCGCGATCTCGAGGTGCTCGGAAAGTCCGTGCGCCTGCTCGGCGGCGCCGAGCTTCGTCAGGACGACATCGACGTCGCGAGCTCGTTCGCGAAGAACGACGCGCGCCGCCGAGTGTGTGGCGTGTTCGTGCAGGCCGAGTCGTGGCTGCGCGACGACGTGCTGCTCTCCTTCGGCCTGCGCCGCGATCGCAGCGACCTCGAAGGCCGCAGCACGCAGTTCCCCGGAACGCGCTTCGACAAAGAGCACGCGCTCTGGTCACCGCGCGCGTCGCTCACGTGGCGTTTCCATGAGAACGGCTCCGCCTACGTGAGCTACGGCCGCGGCTTCCGCTTCCCGAACGTGGACGAGACATTCGGGTTCTTCGGCTTCTCGCCCACGCTCTCCCCCGAGCGTGCGCACTCGGTTGAAACCGGCGCGAGCTGGCGCAGCGAGCGCTTCGAGCTGCGCGGCGCGCTTTACGCGATGTGGGTCGAGGACGAGATGTTCTTCGACCCCTTCAGCGGCTTCGGCCAGAACGTGAACCTCGACGAGGTGAGGCACGAAGGCGCCGAGTTATCAGGGCGCGTCGCCCTGCTCGACTGGCTCCACGCCAGCGCGAGCTACACGCGCGACGACGTCAAGGTCACGCGCGACTCCGTGGGCTCGCTCGAGGGCGAGCAGTTGCCCATCACGCCGAAGAATCGCGGGCAGCTCGCACTCGAAGCCGAGCTGCCGCTCGGCATCGAGGCGCGCCTCGCGGGCACCTTCGTGGGCGATCGCCGCGTCGCGAACGATCCGCTCGGCTCCGTCGCCGACCTGGACGGCTACGCCACGCTCGACGCGCACCTCGCCTACACGCGCGATCTCGCGCCGGGGCTCGCGTTCACGCTCGAAGCGAACGGGCGCAATCTCACCGGCAGCGACTACGCGGACTTCGCGGGCTACTCGATCTTCTCGTTCCCGCCTGCGACGCGCTTCTACCCTGCCGCGCAGGCGAATTGGTCCGTGGGTGCGCGCATTCGGTTCGAGCGATGA
- a CDS encoding divalent-cation tolerance protein CutA, whose translation MTPRRRGAAPRRSREPGAREAAAVRLCLVTAPDADTAQRIARALVEERLAACVNVVPGVTSIYRWQGALHSDAEQLLVVKTTRARLKALAERLAVLHPYALPELVALAPSGWSARYFDWVRAESEPER comes from the coding sequence GTGACGCCTCGACGGCGCGGCGCCGCGCCTCGCCGCAGCCGCGAGCCCGGCGCGCGCGAAGCCGCAGCGGTACGCCTCTGCCTCGTCACCGCGCCCGACGCCGACACCGCGCAGCGCATCGCGCGGGCGCTGGTGGAGGAGCGGCTCGCGGCGTGCGTGAACGTCGTGCCGGGCGTGACCTCGATCTACCGCTGGCAGGGCGCGCTGCACAGCGACGCGGAGCAGCTGCTCGTCGTGAAGACGACCCGCGCGCGGCTGAAGGCTCTGGCGGAGCGCCTCGCGGTTCTGCATCCCTACGCGCTTCCCGAGCTCGTCGCACTCGCGCCGAGCGGCTGGAGCGCGCGGTACTTCGACTGGGTCCGCGCCGAAAGCGAACCCGAGAGGTGA
- a CDS encoding AMP-binding protein, translated as MYPGIHSQTFPDKPAVIMAGSGEVVTYRQLDERSNQGAHLLRSLGLRRGDHIAICMENNAHYHAIAWAAQRAGIYYTAVSSRLTGPEVEYIIDDCDARVFITSREKAELAGELVGKCPKLIARYAVNGDAPGCTRWEEARAAQPKTKIADESEGAPMLYSSGTTGRPKGVKHPLPDVPIGQPLPGLLSLITGLYRASPSTIYLSPAPLYHSAPLGFTMSMLRVGGTVVVMEHFDAEQALALIEKHRVTHSQWVPTMFVRMCKLPEEVRAKYDVSSLRIAIHAAAPCPVEVKEKMIAWWGPVLFEYYAGTEGQGFVAINSEEWLQHRGSVGRALNAKLHILDDEFKEQPAGEVGTIFFESAAKYSYHKDEAKTASARSPQGWTTLGDVGYVDPEGWLYLTDRKAFMIISGGVNIYPQETENCLIGHPKVTDCAVVGVPNEDFGEEVKAVVQPVSMALAGPELERELIEWCKARISHVKCPRSVDFMEELPRHPTGKLYKRLIKDRYWGNKTSRIV; from the coding sequence ATGTACCCCGGCATTCACTCGCAGACGTTCCCGGACAAGCCCGCCGTGATCATGGCGGGCAGCGGTGAGGTCGTGACCTATCGCCAGCTCGACGAGCGCTCGAACCAGGGCGCGCACTTGTTACGGAGCCTCGGCCTCCGGCGCGGCGACCACATCGCGATCTGCATGGAGAACAACGCGCACTACCACGCGATCGCGTGGGCCGCGCAGCGCGCGGGCATCTACTACACCGCGGTCAGCTCGCGGCTCACGGGCCCCGAGGTCGAGTACATCATCGACGACTGCGACGCGCGGGTGTTCATCACGTCGCGCGAGAAGGCGGAGCTGGCGGGCGAGCTGGTCGGGAAGTGCCCGAAGCTGATCGCGCGCTACGCGGTGAACGGCGACGCGCCGGGCTGCACGCGCTGGGAGGAGGCGCGGGCTGCGCAGCCGAAGACGAAGATCGCGGACGAGAGCGAAGGCGCGCCGATGCTCTACTCGTCGGGCACGACGGGCCGGCCCAAGGGCGTGAAGCACCCGCTCCCCGACGTGCCGATCGGGCAGCCCCTGCCCGGCCTGCTCTCCCTGATCACTGGGCTCTACAGGGCCTCGCCCAGCACGATCTACCTCTCGCCTGCTCCGCTCTATCACTCCGCGCCGCTCGGCTTCACCATGTCGATGCTGCGCGTGGGCGGGACGGTCGTGGTGATGGAGCACTTCGACGCCGAGCAGGCGCTCGCGCTGATCGAGAAGCACCGCGTGACGCACTCGCAGTGGGTGCCGACGATGTTCGTGCGCATGTGCAAGCTGCCCGAGGAGGTGCGCGCGAAGTACGACGTGTCGAGCCTCCGGATCGCGATTCACGCCGCCGCGCCGTGCCCCGTCGAGGTGAAGGAGAAGATGATCGCGTGGTGGGGGCCCGTTCTGTTCGAGTACTACGCCGGCACCGAGGGCCAAGGCTTCGTCGCGATCAACAGCGAGGAGTGGCTGCAGCACCGCGGCTCGGTTGGCCGCGCGCTCAATGCGAAGCTCCACATCCTCGACGACGAGTTCAAGGAACAGCCTGCGGGCGAAGTCGGCACGATCTTCTTCGAGAGCGCTGCGAAGTACTCGTACCACAAGGACGAGGCGAAGACGGCGAGCGCGCGCAGCCCGCAGGGCTGGACCACGCTCGGCGACGTCGGTTACGTCGACCCGGAGGGCTGGCTCTACCTAACAGATCGCAAGGCGTTCATGATCATCTCGGGCGGAGTGAACATCTACCCGCAAGAGACCGAGAACTGCCTGATCGGCCACCCGAAAGTGACGGACTGCGCGGTGGTGGGCGTCCCGAACGAGGACTTCGGCGAAGAGGTGAAGGCCGTCGTGCAGCCCGTCTCGATGGCGCTCGCGGGGCCCGAGCTCGAGCGCGAGCTGATCGAGTGGTGCAAGGCGCGCATCAGCCACGTGAAGTGCCCGCGCAGCGTCGACTTCATGGAGGAGCTGCCGCGCCACCCGACCGGCAAGCTCTACAAGCGCTTGATCAAGGATCGCTACTGGGGGAACAAGACGAGCCGGATCGTGTGA
- a CDS encoding tRNA-(ms[2]io[6]A)-hydroxylase, which translates to MRLIASQTEPGWAAHALAHLDEVLVDHAHLERKAAGTALRLLFQYPDRLALQAPLAALAREELAHFEEVLAHLARRGVAFGRQQPSQYAGRLRAAARSRDPERLVDTLLFCALIESRSCERLGLLAEALASLDADLARFYAGLERAEARHQNVYVELAETVAARDDVRARLAELAKHEADVVASLPRAPRLHS; encoded by the coding sequence ATGCGGCTGATCGCTTCGCAGACCGAGCCCGGCTGGGCGGCCCACGCCCTCGCGCACCTCGACGAGGTGCTCGTCGATCACGCGCACCTCGAGCGCAAAGCCGCCGGCACGGCGCTGCGCCTCTTGTTCCAGTACCCCGATCGCCTCGCGCTGCAGGCGCCCCTCGCGGCGCTCGCGCGCGAGGAGCTCGCGCACTTCGAGGAAGTGCTCGCGCACCTCGCGCGGCGTGGCGTCGCGTTCGGGCGCCAGCAGCCGAGCCAATACGCGGGCCGCCTGCGCGCCGCGGCGCGTTCGCGCGATCCCGAGCGCCTCGTCGATACGCTGCTCTTCTGCGCGCTGATCGAGTCGCGCAGCTGCGAGCGCCTCGGGCTGCTGGCGGAAGCGCTTGCCTCGCTCGACGCTGACCTCGCGCGCTTCTATGCCGGCCTCGAGCGCGCCGAGGCGCGACACCAAAATGTGTACGTCGAGCTCGCGGAGACCGTGGCGGCGCGCGACGACGTGCGCGCGCGGCTCGCCGAGCTCGCGAAGCACGAAGCCGACGTGGTCGCCTCGCTGCCGCGCGCGCCGCGGCTGCACAGCTGA
- a CDS encoding aminotransferase class V-fold PLP-dependent enzyme, translating into MPITPRLLLGPGPSNAHPRVLAALATPLVGHLDPQFLTLMDEVQERLRRLFGTQNALTLPLSATGSAGMEACLVNLLEPGDAIVVGVAGVFGERMCDVAARAGARVTRVDAEWGSALSSQAMASAIAHVRPKAVAFVHAETSTGVLQPVEAIARAAKSVGALVILDCVTSLGGIPVTLDAWGIDAAYSGTQKCLSCPPGLSPVTFSPRAVETVLARKTKVQSWYLDVSMLARYYGGERVYHHTAPISMIYAIAEALRIVEEEGMDARAARHRAAAQSLIEQLAPLGFTPLVAEEVRLPSLTTLRLSERIVAAGEAKVRRKLLDEHNIEVGGGLGKLAGTVWRVGLMGENAREENVRRLVEALA; encoded by the coding sequence ATGCCCATCACCCCGCGACTGCTGTTAGGCCCCGGTCCCTCGAACGCCCACCCGCGCGTGCTCGCGGCCCTCGCGACGCCACTCGTGGGCCACCTCGACCCCCAGTTCTTAACGCTGATGGACGAGGTGCAGGAGCGGCTGCGACGCCTGTTCGGCACGCAGAACGCACTCACGCTCCCGCTCAGCGCGACCGGCTCCGCGGGCATGGAAGCGTGCCTCGTGAACCTGCTCGAGCCCGGCGACGCGATCGTGGTCGGCGTCGCGGGCGTGTTCGGCGAGCGCATGTGCGACGTCGCGGCTCGCGCGGGCGCGCGCGTCACGCGCGTCGACGCCGAGTGGGGCAGCGCACTCTCGTCGCAAGCGATGGCGAGCGCGATCGCGCACGTGCGGCCGAAAGCGGTCGCGTTCGTGCACGCCGAGACGAGCACGGGCGTGCTGCAGCCGGTCGAGGCGATCGCGCGGGCTGCGAAGTCGGTCGGCGCGCTCGTGATCCTCGACTGCGTCACGAGCCTCGGCGGCATCCCCGTCACGCTCGACGCGTGGGGCATCGACGCCGCCTACAGCGGCACGCAGAAGTGCCTCTCGTGCCCACCGGGCCTCAGCCCCGTCACGTTCTCGCCGCGCGCCGTCGAGACCGTGCTCGCGCGCAAGACGAAAGTTCAGAGCTGGTACCTCGATGTCTCGATGCTCGCGCGTTACTACGGCGGCGAGCGCGTCTACCACCACACCGCGCCGATCTCGATGATCTACGCGATTGCCGAAGCGCTGCGCATCGTCGAAGAAGAAGGCATGGACGCCCGCGCCGCCCGCCACCGCGCCGCCGCGCAGTCCCTGATCGAGCAGCTCGCCCCGCTCGGCTTCACGCCGCTCGTCGCCGAAGAAGTGCGCCTCCCCTCCCTAACAACGCTGCGCCTCTCCGAGCGCATCGTCGCCGCGGGCGAAGCGAAGGTGCGCCGCAAGCTGCTCGACGAGCACAACATCGAAGTGGGCGGCGGGCTCGGGAAGCTGGCGGGCACGGTGTGGCGCGTGGGGCTGATGGGGGAGAATGCGAGAGAGGAGAATGTGAGGCGACTCGTCGAGGCGTTGGCTTAG
- a CDS encoding MMPL family transporter, which translates to MRRTLHEDTALLVAGNSHPWRSLAASGVLDSVRAVPHPGLESKVGGATAQMNDLKAIMKEWGLGAAALVLLWNFLVLLFAFRSVFVPLKATLMNILSLSASYGLLVWVFQDGNLSGLLNFEPLEGIDPTIPVILFAVVFGLSMDYEVFLLSRIREEWLRSRDNRESVLHGIEHTGRIITSAALILIVVIGAFAAGDLVYVKQVGVGIAAAVALDVTLVRALLVPATMQLMREWNWWAPGWLKAK; encoded by the coding sequence GTGCGCCGCACGCTCCACGAGGACACCGCGCTGCTCGTCGCGGGCAACTCCCACCCGTGGCGCTCGCTCGCCGCGTCCGGCGTGCTCGACTCGGTGCGCGCCGTGCCGCACCCCGGTCTCGAGTCGAAGGTGGGCGGCGCGACTGCGCAAATGAACGACCTCAAGGCGATCATGAAAGAGTGGGGCCTCGGCGCCGCCGCGCTCGTCCTGCTCTGGAACTTCCTCGTGTTGTTGTTCGCCTTCCGCTCCGTGTTCGTCCCGCTGAAGGCGACGCTCATGAACATCCTCTCGCTCTCGGCGAGCTACGGCCTGCTCGTCTGGGTCTTCCAAGACGGAAACTTGTCAGGCCTGCTGAACTTCGAACCGCTCGAAGGCATCGACCCAACGATCCCGGTGATCCTCTTCGCCGTCGTGTTCGGCCTCTCGATGGACTACGAAGTCTTCCTGCTCTCGCGCATCCGCGAAGAATGGCTGCGCTCGCGCGACAACCGCGAGAGCGTGCTCCACGGCATCGAGCACACGGGCCGCATCATCACGAGCGCCGCGCTGATCCTGATCGTCGTGATCGGCGCCTTCGCCGCCGGCGACCTCGTCTACGTAAAGCAAGTCGGCGTCGGCATCGCCGCCGCCGTCGCCCTCGACGTCACGCTCGTGCGCGCGCTGCTCGTGCCCGCAACGATGCAGCTGATGCGGGAGTGGAACTGGTGGGCGCCGGGGTGGCTCAAAGCCAAGTGA
- a CDS encoding alpha/beta fold hydrolase, whose protein sequence is MSRSVRVRGIDIFVEEHGAARSEPRASEVDAERPLVLVHGFTGFRQDFAPAIEPLLPAAGRIVTLDLRGHGASTNSGVEAHYTLDALAADVAATLAALGIARCDLLGHSMGGMLAQRVALAAPERVASLVLLSTSAEPLAWINEDMLALAARIGREQGMAKVAEIQRAMAPSDKSRSEPDRRLEREWGAERFWAWRSARVAAMDPVAYPALGRAMKYAADFRAQLAGIACPTTVIVGALDAEFVAPSARIAEAIRGARHIVLPEAAHQPQLEAPEAFAAAMRAHLAGARG, encoded by the coding sequence ATGAGCAGAAGCGTGCGCGTCCGCGGCATCGACATCTTCGTCGAGGAACACGGGGCCGCGCGCAGCGAGCCGCGGGCGAGCGAAGTGGATGCGGAGCGGCCGCTCGTGCTCGTGCACGGCTTCACCGGCTTCCGCCAAGACTTCGCGCCCGCGATCGAGCCGCTGCTCCCCGCGGCGGGCCGCATCGTCACGCTCGATCTGCGCGGCCACGGCGCCAGCACCAACAGCGGCGTCGAGGCGCACTACACGCTCGACGCGCTCGCCGCGGATGTCGCCGCCACGCTCGCAGCGCTCGGCATCGCGCGCTGCGATCTGTTAGGACACTCGATGGGCGGGATGCTCGCGCAGCGCGTTGCGCTCGCGGCGCCGGAGCGCGTCGCTTCGCTCGTCTTGCTCAGCACGAGCGCAGAGCCGCTCGCGTGGATCAACGAAGACATGCTCGCGCTCGCGGCGCGCATCGGGCGCGAGCAAGGCATGGCGAAGGTGGCCGAGATCCAGCGCGCGATGGCGCCGAGCGACAAGTCGCGCAGCGAGCCCGATCGCAGGCTCGAGCGCGAGTGGGGTGCGGAGCGCTTCTGGGCGTGGCGCAGCGCACGGGTCGCCGCGATGGACCCGGTGGCGTACCCCGCGCTCGGGCGCGCGATGAAGTACGCCGCAGACTTTCGCGCGCAGCTCGCGGGCATCGCGTGCCCCACGACCGTGATCGTCGGCGCGCTCGACGCCGAGTTCGTGGCGCCGAGCGCGCGCATCGCGGAGGCGATTCGCGGCGCGCGGCACATCGTGTTGCCCGAAGCCGCGCACCAGCCGCAGCTCGAAGCGCCGGAGGCGTTCGCGGCTGCGATGCGAGCGCATCTCGCCGGAGCGCGCGGGTAA
- a CDS encoding deoxyguanosinetriphosphate triphosphohydrolase, producing MNPLRTRTDAEAEERARLAPYAQKAADSRGRVHAEPEHAYRTAFARDRDRVVHSRAFRRLEYKTQVFVPHEGDHYRNRLTHTLEGAQIARTLARALRLNEDLAEAIALAHDLGHPPFGHAGERVLDELLGEDGGFDHNRQTLRIVDWLEDRYPAFRGLNLSAETREGILKHGAHWPHPVALPQRGAQPSLEAQLADLSDEIAYLNHDLDDGLRSGLLLPAMLDEVPLWRAAFAEMSRRLAGASESVMHAQTIVALINQLVTDVLEESARRIAASACQSADAVRAHKDALVHASPGVAREQATLKRFLYECLYHHPRVIASMQQAEGTLGAIYRAYRRDAALLPPQVTARFAEEGEARAIADYIAGMTDRFATAEHARILA from the coding sequence GTGAACCCGCTCCGCACGCGCACGGACGCCGAGGCGGAGGAGCGCGCGCGGCTCGCGCCGTACGCGCAGAAGGCGGCGGATTCGCGCGGGCGCGTGCACGCGGAGCCGGAGCACGCGTACCGCACCGCGTTCGCGCGCGATCGCGATCGCGTCGTGCACAGCCGCGCGTTTCGGCGCCTCGAGTACAAGACGCAGGTGTTCGTGCCGCACGAGGGCGACCACTACCGCAACCGCCTCACGCACACGCTCGAAGGCGCGCAGATCGCGCGCACGCTCGCGCGTGCGCTGCGCCTCAACGAGGACCTCGCCGAGGCGATCGCGCTCGCGCACGACCTCGGGCATCCGCCCTTCGGCCACGCCGGCGAGCGCGTGCTCGACGAGCTGTTAGGGGAAGACGGCGGCTTCGATCACAACCGGCAGACCCTGCGCATCGTCGACTGGCTCGAGGATCGCTACCCCGCGTTCCGCGGCCTCAACCTCAGCGCCGAAACGCGCGAGGGAATCCTCAAGCACGGCGCGCACTGGCCGCATCCGGTGGCGCTGCCGCAGCGCGGCGCCCAGCCGTCGCTCGAAGCGCAGCTCGCGGACCTGAGCGACGAGATCGCGTACCTGAATCACGACCTCGACGACGGGCTGCGCTCGGGGTTGTTATTGCCCGCCATGCTCGACGAGGTGCCGCTCTGGCGCGCGGCATTCGCCGAGATGTCGCGAAGGCTCGCCGGCGCGAGCGAGTCCGTGATGCACGCGCAGACGATCGTCGCGCTGATCAATCAGCTCGTTACGGACGTGCTCGAAGAGTCCGCGCGCCGCATCGCCGCGAGCGCGTGTCAGAGTGCGGACGCAGTGCGCGCGCACAAGGACGCGCTCGTGCACGCGAGCCCCGGCGTCGCGCGCGAGCAGGCCACGCTGAAGCGCTTCCTCTACGAGTGCCTCTACCACCACCCGCGCGTGATCGCCTCGATGCAGCAGGCAGAAGGCACGCTCGGCGCGATCTACCGCGCCTATCGCCGCGACGCGGCGCTGCTGCCGCCGCAGGTGACGGCGCGCTTCGCCGAAGAAGGCGAGGCGCGCGCGATCGCGGACTACATCGCGGGCATGACCGACCGCTTCGCGACCGCGGAGCACGCGAGGATCCTGGCGTGA
- a CDS encoding MMPL family transporter gives MRSDASLDSPYARFGAALARLRFAVIALFAALLAVAAIYGSSAADHLPAGGFEVPGSESDLAVKEAERRFGIGAPDVLVLYRDATSDVRDPLFGSLILDLLEVVFEDDGVVGATTYWDTSQESLVSHDAHETLVIVSLGGTNAHKLATLKRIEPLLREVEEPIEVAIGGHVAASILAQSTAKVDLAKAEAFALPVALVLTLLFFRSVVAALLPILIGGFAMAACAALARFGSNFMDISIFALNVAAFLGLGLSIDYALLLVQRYREEAGKGLAPSEAVATTLDTAGRAIFVSGLTVVVSLAVLIPVPVPILRSIAIGGALAVVASLLGALVLLPALLAWLGPRVNKWAIGRAPERTEPGVWWRRIGGFSMRHPVVTVLGCLVALAAFASPVLHMQSAVPDTRMFASDSEVRRVDKALGDASRFDPGGASIMQVVATAPGDPLAPDNLRLLRAYAARIAAVPGVTEVRTPLNDLDPDALTEAEIRA, from the coding sequence ATGCGCTCGGACGCCTCGCTCGATTCGCCCTACGCGCGCTTCGGCGCCGCGCTCGCCCGTCTGCGCTTCGCGGTGATCGCGCTGTTCGCAGCGCTGCTCGCGGTCGCCGCGATCTACGGCTCGAGCGCCGCGGATCACCTCCCCGCCGGCGGCTTCGAGGTGCCGGGCAGCGAGAGCGATCTCGCGGTGAAGGAGGCCGAGCGCCGCTTCGGCATCGGCGCGCCCGACGTGCTCGTGCTCTACCGCGACGCGACGAGCGACGTGCGCGATCCGCTCTTCGGCTCGCTCATTCTGGATCTGCTGGAAGTCGTGTTCGAGGACGACGGCGTCGTGGGCGCGACGACTTATTGGGACACGAGCCAGGAGTCGCTCGTCTCGCACGACGCGCACGAGACGCTCGTGATCGTCTCGCTCGGCGGCACCAACGCGCACAAGCTCGCCACGCTGAAACGCATCGAGCCGCTGCTGCGCGAGGTGGAGGAGCCGATCGAGGTCGCGATCGGCGGCCACGTCGCGGCGTCGATCCTCGCGCAGAGCACCGCGAAGGTGGATCTCGCGAAGGCCGAGGCGTTCGCGCTGCCCGTCGCGCTCGTGCTCACCCTGCTGTTCTTCCGCAGCGTCGTCGCGGCGCTGTTGCCGATCCTGATCGGCGGCTTCGCGATGGCGGCCTGCGCAGCACTGGCGCGCTTCGGCTCGAACTTCATGGACATCTCGATCTTCGCGCTCAACGTCGCCGCGTTCCTCGGCCTCGGGCTCTCGATCGACTACGCCTTGTTATTGGTGCAGCGCTACCGCGAGGAAGCCGGGAAGGGCCTCGCGCCGAGCGAAGCCGTCGCGACCACGCTCGACACCGCCGGCCGCGCGATCTTCGTATCGGGCCTGACAGTCGTCGTGAGCCTCGCCGTGCTGATCCCCGTGCCCGTGCCGATCCTGCGCAGCATCGCGATCGGCGGCGCGCTGGCGGTGGTCGCCTCGCTGCTCGGCGCGCTCGTGTTGCTGCCCGCGCTGCTCGCCTGGCTCGGCCCGCGCGTGAACAAGTGGGCGATCGGCCGCGCGCCCGAGCGCACCGAGCCCGGCGTGTGGTGGCGCCGGATCGGCGGCTTCTCGATGCGGCACCCCGTCGTGACCGTGCTCGGCTGCCTCGTCGCGCTGGCCGCCTTCGCGAGCCCGGTGCTGCACATGCAGAGCGCCGTGCCCGACACGCGCATGTTCGCGAGCGACAGCGAGGTGCGGCGCGTCGACAAAGCGCTCGGCGACGCGAGCCGCTTCGATCCCGGTGGTGCTTCGATCATGCAGGTCGTCGCGACCGCACCGGGCGATCCGCTGGCCCCTGACAACCTGCGCCTCCTGCGCGCCTACGCCGCGCGCATCGCCGCGGTCCCCGGCGTGACCGAAGTGCGCACGCCGCTGAACGACCTCGATCCCGACGCGCTCACCGAGGCCGAGATCCGCGCCTAG
- a CDS encoding energy transducer TonB, with translation MTRTARTLAALALAVASAGAGVRAGEVDLVAAPPNPEVRLEQIRERVQAAVVYPPAARERGIQGVARIQFRIDPAGRAADVVTVESSGSQLLDGAALQAARDALTLPQLYGWVRIPVRFELARR, from the coding sequence ATGACCCGCACCGCGCGCACGCTCGCCGCGCTCGCCCTCGCGGTTGCAAGCGCGGGTGCAGGCGTGCGCGCGGGTGAAGTCGACCTCGTCGCCGCACCGCCGAACCCGGAGGTGCGCCTCGAGCAGATTCGCGAACGGGTGCAGGCCGCCGTCGTGTATCCGCCGGCTGCGCGCGAGCGCGGCATTCAGGGCGTGGCGCGCATCCAGTTCCGCATCGATCCAGCCGGGCGCGCTGCAGACGTTGTTACGGTCGAGAGCAGCGGCTCGCAGCTGCTCGACGGCGCCGCGCTGCAGGCCGCACGCGACGCACTCACGCTGCCGCAGCTCTACGGCTGGGTGCGCATTCCGGTGAGGTTCGAGCTCGCGCGGCGCTAG
- a CDS encoding S24/S26 family peptidase — protein MGWASAHIAKLQAGEPVQFRPRGNSMSPRIESGQLCFVEPVDPANLAVGDIVLCRVRSAEYLHFVKAIQGARFQIGNNRGGINGWIGARGIFGRLVRVES, from the coding sequence GTGGGCTGGGCAAGTGCGCACATCGCGAAGCTGCAGGCGGGCGAGCCCGTGCAATTCCGCCCCCGCGGCAATTCGATGTCGCCGCGCATCGAGTCCGGTCAGCTCTGCTTCGTCGAGCCCGTTGACCCGGCCAACCTCGCGGTCGGGGACATCGTGCTCTGCCGCGTGCGAAGCGCCGAGTACCTGCACTTCGTGAAGGCGATTCAGGGCGCGCGCTTCCAGATCGGGAACAACCGCGGCGGCATCAACGGTTGGATCGGCGCACGCGGCATCTTCGGCCGCCTCGTTCGCGTCGAGTCGTGA